ATCTGCTGAAGAACGGCTACGACGGCGGGTTTTCGATGGAGCCGCATATGAAGAATGTGTTCCATGAGAGTGTCCCCGAAGGACAGCGCGAGCAGGAGAAGTTCGATAATTACGTCGAATACGGCCGCCGTTTCATGCAGCTGGTCGACGATGTGAAGAAGTCGCTCGCATAACAGATTTCGCCGACAGCATTTGAAACGATGTCCCGGTTTTCCGGCCGCAATGCAGCAGGGAACCGGGACATTTCTTCGGGTCCGCATTGGCGGAGTCTGGAATCGGCCGGAGATGAAAAAACGCGATGGAGCTTTCGATGCTTTTTCCGGGCCGGCCGTCAGCACCGCTGCGGAAGGGGCTCTGCCGGAATTCGAACAGCGGGAACTACTCCTCCGGATCGAAATCGGCCCGCTCAAGAGCGGTGCGGCAGCTCTCGCAGGAGAAGCCGCGGCCGATCAGAAAGCGGAACGCTTTTTCGCGCTTGCGGCGCGGATCGGTCTCGCGTGCGAGCAGACGGAGTTTGTAGGCGAGCGCTTCCGACGCGCGTTCCGCCTCGGTTTCGGCGGCGGCTTCGAGCGGTTCTTCCTGAAGTTCGGCCGGTATGCCGCGCTTGCGCAGCGCAAGCCTGATCCGGCGCCCGCCGAGACAGCGCCCGGCCAGAAGCTCCGTGTAATCGGCGGCGAATGCCTCGTCGTTGACATAGCCGCGTTTGCGACATTCGGCGACGGCGTCGCGCGCTTCGCGGAACGGATAACCGGCGGCGCAGAGCTTGTTCAGGAGCTCGCGCTCCGACAGGGCGCGGCGCGAAAGCAGCCGCATCGCTTTTTCCATCGCGCTTTTTTTCGGTTTTTCCATGCCGTCTCCTTTTCCGGAAGGTACTATAGAAGCAATTGCGGAAAATGCAATTGAAAAGTGCGGGTTTGGAGGTTATATTTTTTCCGGCCGACGTGATCGGAAGGGCGATGGTGTGTTAATGCCGCAGGAACATGAACAATGCCTTTCTCTTCAGAGAGCGGGGCCCCCGAAAAGTATCATCCGCCGTGCAAGCGCAGTGGATGACAAGCCCGACTTGTCCTCGGCAGCCACGGCGAAGGAGGAAGGGTGGCAACTTTTTGAGGAAAATATAAACAATGCCTTTCTCGGAGGTGTGAGTACGGCGGAGCCGCACGGAACACCGGAGAGCGGGGCCCCCGAAAAGTACCCGAAGCTTTTGGGCTGTAAGCCCAAAAGACCCGAGGCCCGTGGCCGAAGGGTGGCAACTTTTTGGGGAACATGGGAGTTCTGGAATGAAGCTGCCTGGTGATTTTCATGTTCATACGTGCATGCGGCCGGTCGATGACGGCGCGGAAGAGATGACGCCGGCGGCAGTGGCCGCCGCCATGCGGAGCCGCTCCTTCGGGGCGTTCGGGTTGAGTCCGCATTTTCATTTCGATTCGGATTTCGGCGCGGTCTGCGCCTTCCTCGACGCGGCGCGGGAGGAGACGCGCGGAATCCTCCCGATGTTCCGCGGCGTGGAGACCGAGTGCATCGACGCCGTCGGAAGTCTGCCGCTCTCGCCGGAGCAGGCCCGGCGGCTCGATTATGTGATTGCGGCCCCCGACCATTACAACTGTACCGGAGTCGTCCGGCCGCCGAAGGACCGGCGCGGCTGCCTGCTGTTCCACCAGAAGCTTCTGATTGCGCTGGCGGAAAATCCGCTGGTCGATGTCATTTCGCATCCGTGGGCCGCGCTGATTCTGCTGACCTGCGAAGGCCATCTGCCCGGTTACGACCGGATCGAGTCGCTCGATGCCGTGCCGGAGACGTGGATTGCCGAATTCGCCGCCGCCGCGCGGGAAAACCGGACCGCCGTCGAGATCAATGGTTTTTTCACCGGCACCTATCTGCGGCGCCGCGGGGAAACCGGCCGGTCCTACGGGGAGGCATACCGGAACTTCTACCGGATTCTCGCCGCTGCCGGAGTGATGCTGTCGCCGGGCAGCGACGCCCACCGCCTTGCGGACCTCGCCCAGATCGACGACGCCTCCGGCTGGCTCGAAGCCCTGAATCTGCCGGAGGCGCAGATCTGGCGGCCGCGAAAGCGGGCATGAAAAAAGCGCCCCGGGTGGAGCGCTTTTCACGGCTGTTCGCTCAGGCGCGCGTTTTCCGGTTCCGCAAACGGTAACCCGTGTAGGTTCCGCCGCAGACCAGCAGCGCAGCGAGGAGGCCCGGCAGCGGCTGGCCGGACGGAACCGGCGCTTTGGAACCGACCTGAACATTCAGCACCGACTGCGCCGCATCGATCATCTGATCGTAGGTGTAATTCCCGGTCGGCGAGGAAACATACTGCCCGTATTTTCCGAAGGCGACGACGTAGTTGTTCCTGTCGAGGATCGCGGTTCCGTTGTAGGTATGCTGGCCGTCGAGACCCGGCGTGTTGTACACGGTCCGGCCGTCGGCGTCCCTGGTCCAGAAGCCGATCGAGTCGCCGGCGTTGAATTTGAGCGCCTTCCCGTCGGCGCCGATTGCGGTGTACTGCCCGTTGCCGATATCCGCGAGCCTGATTTCCTCGCCCTTGTTCCGGCCGTCCAGATAATAAGCGCCGAATTCCGGCGCGCCTTTGCTGAACGATGCATACAGATAGGAGCCGGTGTTGAAATAAAACGCATTCTGCAGCCCGAACCTGCCGGCACGGTCGGCATAGGCGTCATAAGTATCCTTGCCGTAATCGGAATGGGCCGCGCTGATGCTGCCGTAATCGAACTGGAACGCCGCGAACGAACTTGCCGCCGCACAACAGAGAAGGAACGCAACCAACCGTTTTTTCATTTTCCAGCCCTTATCCATGACTTTCATAGTGATTCCTGTTTTAATATAGATTCACTCGTGTGGAAAGCAAATGCGGAACTGCGGGGAATGAATCTTTTTCGTTAAAAAAGCCGTTCTCCGAAAAGAAGTTGGAGAAACGGCTTTCCCGGTTGTCGGAAAGGTTCAGAGGCCGGCTTCGGTTTTCAGCTGCGCACACCACCTGCCGATGCGCCCGGCGGTCTCGCCGGGTTCGTTGTCATCGTCGAGGGCGAGCCCGATGAAGTGCCCGTTCTCTTCGGCGGTCGAGGCGCTGTGCGGATAGCCGGCGCTTTCCCAGGCGCCGATCAGGATGCCGCCGGCGGCCTTGACTATATCGCCGATTTCGCCCATCGCGTTCAGGTAGGTATCGGCGAAGCCGACCGCATCTCCGAGGCCGAAAAGCGCGACTTTGCGTCCTGACAGATCCGCCGCTTCGAGCATCGGCAGGGCGCTTTGCCAGTCGTCCTGGAGTTCGCCGCAGCCCCAGGTGGAACTGCCGAGAATGAGAAGGTCGGCCTTGAAATCGTCCGGGACCGCGTCGGCGGCGCTGACGGCGGTTCCGCCGAGTCCGGCGGCGATCGCCTCCGCCGCCCGCTGCGTGTTTCCTGTGGTCGAACCGTAGATGACTTTGATCGATTGGCTCATGAATAGCTCCTTATGTTCGGTTCTTCCGGACTATGCGGCCGGAAGAAGGTTGTGAATATCGCGTAACGTTTCTTCCAGCGGGCGGCCGCAGCCGACGACTTGGCGCATGGCGCTTTCCGCGCGGCGGAACCGTTCCATGACCGCCAGCGATTCGGTCGGTTCCCCGGCCACCCGCCAGAGGCCGCGGGGGAGGGCGAGGCAGGCGTCCGGATTCTCGATGTAGCCGCGCACATCCTTGAGCGGATAGCCGAGGAATACCCCGATTTCGTGCGGGAATCCGCTTCCGTTCCGGCAGCGGAACTCCAGCTCGGCCAATTCCGCGCCGCGCCGGTATCCGCGGCCGGCCAGAAATTCGGCGTTGTGCGGTTCGGAGAGCACACGTTCGAGCGCCCCTTCGCGGAAGAAGAATACCACGAGATTTTCGCTGTTCCGCCTCAGAATCCGGCAGCGGAGCTGCAACGCTGCGAGGATCTCCGGCTGGTGGAGGCAGAAGAGGTCATGCTGTTTCCCTCCCGTCTGCCGGCAGTCGGTCAGGCGAAGCAGCCCGGCCGGCTTGACGCCGAGAATCACCGGGGCCAGTTTGACCAGCAGATACCGGATCAGCCGGTTCGTGTCGGGGCATTGCATTGCAGGGGCTCCCTTGTTTTTTATTAGGTTTGACTAATTTGTATCGTAAATAAAAAATATCCGCTTCTGCAACAATATATATGCAGAGCGGATATTTTTCAAGCAATGAAAATTAGAAAAGACTAACTTTCTTCGGCTCGACCCGGTACAACACCAGCGGCGCGGCGATATAGCCGTTGACGCTTTCGGCGAAATCGAGGTAGTGGCGGGTTGCCTTGTGTTCCTCGAGCGCCTTGTCGTTCTCCCAGGTTTCGAGAATGAGATAGGTGTTCTGGTGCAGGACGTCCGGGAGGACGTCGTAACTGATGTTGCCCTTCTCCCTGCGGGAGTTTTCGATGAGCGGCCGGACCATTTCTTCGAAGGCTTCGGCTTTTTCGGGCAGGGTTTGAACGACGACGACGAGTTTGAACATGGTTACTTCTCCTCATTGGGTTTTCCGGCATCTTTGCCGGGGACGGCGGGCTGCTGCGGAGCGGGCGCCGGTTCGGGCAGCCGGCTCTGCAGCAGCTCTGCTTTTCTTCTCAGTTCCTCCTTCTGCATCTGTTCCAGCTGCTGCTGGAAGACAGGCAGATACTCCTGCATCTTCTTCTGGGTGACCTGCGCCGCCGCCGTGGCGATCCGGCTGCCTGCCGCGGCTTTTTTGCGGCCGATCGGGGTCTGGTAGAAGCGGATCAGCTCGCGGATTTCGTCCGGCGCGTAAACTTCGAGATAGATCCGGGCGAGCTCCTCCTTCTGCGCTTCGAACGAGATGGTATTCCGCAGGTACATTTCGAACGCCTGCCGGTATGCCAGCAGCTCCGGCGCGGCCTTCAGCTGGGCTTCGAGGCTGGTTTTGAGCGTCTGCTCCATCATCTGCGGGGTGCCTTCGGCTTCGAGAAGCGCATAGGCGAGCATTCTGTCCTCCAGCCTGGGCTGCCGGACCGGGTTTTCCGCGGAAAATCCGGCTACTGTCGCAAGCGTGAACGCCGCGGCGATGCTGACGATCTTCATGGTTTCTCCTCCGTCTGGTTTGCATCGGCGAGCCGGATGCCGTCATCGGTGATGACGATCTTCCGTTCCTTGTACAGCATGCCGATGAGCTGTTTGAATACGCGTTTGCTGAAACTGAAGCTGGCCTGAATCTCTTCGACGCTGCTCTTCGAGTTGAGCGGCAGGAAGCCGCCGGCGTCTTCGAGCGCGTCGAGGATCGCCGGCTTTCCGGCGGCGACGCCGTCGAAACCGTCGGGGCGGAAACGGATATCCGCCCGGTTCTCCTCTTCCCGGATGCAGTGGACGAAGCCGGTGAAGCGGTCGCCCGGCTTGACGGCGCGGAACAGCTCGTTGTCGTAGATGATGCCGATGTATTTATCGTCAATGATGACGCGCCAGCCGAGGCGGGCTTTATCCCAGACCGTGAATTTGACTTCCTGGTTCGGAACGAGTTCCCGCACATCGCCGGTATAGAACCGGCTCAGCCGGCGCGAGGCGACGATCCGGCCGGTCTTTTCGTCGATGTAAAGCCGCACCAGGTAACTCCTGCCGGCCTCGACGCGCTGCGGCTGTTCGCGGAACGGCAGCAGCAGGTCCTTGTCGAGCCCCCAGTCGAGAAAGGCGCCGATCTTCGTCGTCTCCTTGACCCGCAGCACGGCGAGCGTGCCGACTTCAGCCTTCGGCTTCTGCGTCGTGGCGACCGGCCGGTCCTCGGAGTCGAGCGACAGGAACACTTCGAGTTCGTCGCCCTCTTTGAATCCCGCCGGCGCGAACTTCTTCGGCAGCAGGACGGTTTCGCGGTGATTCCGGCCGTCGGAAAGGTAGAATCCGAATTCGGTCTCCTTCTCCGCGGTCAGCAGTTGATGTTTTCCGATGTTCAGCATATTCAGAGGTTCCTCCCGATCAGGCGGATGGAGCCGAGCGGACTCTGCACGCGCTCCGCCACGACACGGCATTTGACCCGCAGCAGGAAGAAGACCGGCCGTTCGCAGCCTTCGTCGAGCGATTCGAAATTTCCCTGGCCTTTCGAGACGACCACGTCGGCGCCGCGCATTGCGTCAAGCAGTTCCCGGCCGCTGTGGCGCAGCGAGACCCCCGGCGCCCGGTCGCCGGTGTCGACGATGCGGACTCCTTCGATGCCGGAGAGCGCGGCTTCGCGCCGGGTTACGTCGTTCAGGATCGGATATCCCCGCACGCCGACCGTGATTTTGTCGCGGTAGCGTTCGATGAGCAGCCGGTCGATCACGGCTTCGCCGCAGTTGTCGAGCATGTAGAAAATCGATCCGGCCGTGTCGAGGCGGCGCCGGAATTCGGCGCAGAGTTCGCGGTCGAACGGGAGATCGAACACTTCGCGAATCCGCTTCTCCGCTTCATGCAGTTCGAAATTCGGGTTTACACCGTAGTCGATGATGTTTCCGCCGATGGCGAGCCGCACGGCCGCCTCGAACGGATCCGGATGCGCTTCGGCGGTGCGGCGCAGTTCCGGCAGGAGCGCGAGTCCGAGTTCGGTCGAGCGGTCCTTGATGTCCCGGAACGGGTCATCGATGCCGGAGAGCTCGGTGACGACGGAGTGGAACATCGCGGCGAACTCCGGCGGAGTCGTCTCCCGGTCCGCTTCGAGCACGAGTTTCAGCAGCCGGCGGACGAGGGCGTGCCGCTCCTCTTCCCCGCCGACCGCCTGCTTGGCGAGCTCGGAAAGCTGGGAGAGGATGCACGGATAACAGTCTACTTGAACGCGCATCGTTTACGCCTCGGTCCAGTTCGAGCGCAGGAGCGCGGCGGTTGCCTCGAGCGCTTCCGGCACGCAGCGGATGTCCGCCAGCACCGGCATGAAATTATTATCGCCGTTCCAGCGCGGCACGATATGCATGTGCAGGTGGTCCGGCACTCCCGCGCCGGCTGCCGAACCGAGGTTGAAGCCGACGTTGAAGGCGTCCGGACTCACGACCTTGCGCAGCGTGAGCTCGGATTGGATGCAGAGTTCGAAAATCTCGGCGCGCTCCTCTTCCGACAGCAGCGGCAGGTCCGCGAGGTGACGGTACGGCGACACCAGCAGGTGTCCCGCATTGTACGGGTAGCGGTTCAGCATCACGAAAGCGGTTCTGCCGCGCCGGATGACCAGCATGTCCCCGGGCTTGCCGGACGGGGCGTCGCTGTCACAGAGAAAACAGCGTTTCTCCCTTTCCCCGCGGATGAATTCGACGCGCCAGGGCGCCCAGAGCGGACGGGGTGTTTCTTCCATATCATTGTTCCTTGGTTGGCTGATTGACCGTCAGGCTGCGGAGATGCCGTTTGCGCCGGACGAACTGTTCGACGGCAAACAGCATCCACGCGGCGCAGCCGATGCCGAGCAGCAGGACGAACCATTCGCCGAACCGGACGAAGACGGTTTTCTCCGGCTGCTCCGGCACATGGATGCGGACGGGCAGGATACCGCGCCCGCGGCGCAGTTCGAGCCGCTTTTCGGCTCCCGGCACTTCGAGAACCTGGGTGATCTCCCCCGTAGGCAGGACGACGAGGGAACCGCCGTTGTTGCCGCAGCGGACCATGGTCAGCCCGGTCTCGACCGCGCGGGTGACCGCGTTGGCGAGGTGCTGCTCGGGTTCGCTGCTGGTCGGGTACCAGGCGTCGTTCGAGAGGACCACGAGCACGTTTGCGCCGCGGAGCGCGAACGCCCGGGTCAGGTAGCTGAAGATGCCCTCGTAGCAGATGGCGACTCCGGCGCGGACGTTTTCCCCGAGCGGGACCGGGTTGAAATTCGTGCCGGGCGCCAGGTCGCGGTTCATGTCGATTCGGTCGATGATGAAGCCGGGCAGCAGCTCGCGGAACGGAATATACTCCCCGAACGGCACGCGGTGGATTTTATCGTATTTGTGGACGAGCCGGCCCGACCGGTCGAAATGCAGCGCGCTGTTGGTGACCTGCGGCGTGCTGCCGTCGCGCGGAAGCGGGTCGCGGAAATCGATCGCTCCGACCAGCATCGGTACCCGGTAGGAGAGCCCGAGCGACTGGACGGTCCGGCGGAATTTTGCCGAGATCGGGTGGGCGGCGCGGAACGGAACCGGAACCGCCGACTCCGGCCAGATCACGATATCGGGCCGGACTTCCCCTTGCAGGGCTTCGCGTGCGAGCGCGGCATAGATATCGAGCGCTTCATCCGCCTCGGCCGGCGTCGCGTTCCGCCGCTGGGAGATGTCGCCCTGCAGCAGGACCGGGAACCAGTTCGGCTCCCCCGTCTTCGCATGGTGCGTGTAAAGCAGCAGTCCGGCCGCGTGCAGCAGAGCGAAGAGCGCCGCCGCGAGCAGCAGCAGCTTGACTCCGGCGAGCCGGAAGCGGGTCAGCGCCGCCCCGGCCAGCGCAGCGCCGAAGAAGGCCGGGACGAACATGATTCCGTAGTGTCCGGTGACCGAAGCGATCTGAAGAAGCGGAATATTCCGCCACATGGTGACCGACAGGTCGTTCCACGGGAAGAGGCGTGACCGGGTCCACTCGAAGAGCGTGTAGAGCGCCGCCGCGCCGAAGGCGAAGAGGACGAGCCGCCCGAATGCGGCCGGTCCGGTGAGAAACCGTTTCCGCGCCTCGTACCCGTCGAGTTCGACCGCGAGCGGAAAGAGCGTGTTCCGCCAGAGGAACGGCAGGCACGCCGCCCAGCAGGCCGGCCAGAGCGAGATGACCCACGGCATCAGGAACGGGATCACCGGGTCGATTTCGCGCAGGAAACGGAAGGCGAAGAGCGACCAGCCGACGCCCCACGCGTAACCGGCCAGCGCCGCGAACCTCCAGCGCGAACGGGCCGCGACGGCGATGACCGGCGTCAGCGCGACCAGCGCGAGGACGCTGAAGTTCAAAGGCGGCAGCGCAGCCGCGAAACAGCCGCCGCCCGCGAAGCAGAGGGCGAGCTCCGCGAGGCGGCGGCGGAACGAAACAAGACCGGCTTCATTCGGCTCTTTTTCAGCCGCCGGAACCGGTTTGCCGGAAAAAAACGAGCGTAAATTCAACATTTCAGAACGAATCCCATTGACAGAAAGCTGCTTTCGGTGTAATTTACATCGCTTTACAGATAAATTCAAAACGGTTTTGGAAGAATTGCGGTGAAAGAGAGGGGCCGGAGCGGCTCTTCTCTTTTTCGCACGATTGTGCCGGAGCCAAGCGATAGAGTATGCGCAAAATGAAAATCGGTGAAATTCAGGAATTCGACCATCTTGTGATCGGCAGCGGTCTGGCCGGATTGTCGAGCGCGCTGCATCTGGCCGAATCCGGCCGCAGCGTCGCGGTCGTGACCAAGCGTGAAATCTTCGAGTGCAACAGCCGTCTTGCCCAGGGCGGCGTCGCCTGCGTGGTCGACAGCCTCGACTCGTTCGAGGAGCATGTGAAGGATACGCTTGAGGCCGGCGCCGGGCTCTGCGACGCCGGTGCGGTCCGCGCCATCGTCGAGGCCGGCCCCGAAGCGATCCGCGAACTCATCGACCTCGGCGCGAAGTTCACGACCCGCGGCGACCTCGGTTATACCGAGGATTCGAACGAGTATGACCTCGGCAGGGAGGGCGGCCACCACAAGCGCCGGATTCTGCACGCCGGGGACATCACCGGCGCCGAGCTTGAGCGCGTGATGATCGAAGCGGTCCGTTCGAAGCCGAACATCCGGATTTTCGAATACCATGTCGCCGTGGACCTCGTGGTCAGCCACCGGCTGAACCTCGGCGGTCCGAACCGCTGTTTCGGCGCGTATGTGCTTGATGTGAAGAACGGCACCATCGTGACCATGCTTTCGGCCACGACGACGATCGCCTGCGGCGGCGCCGGGAAGGTCTATCTGTACACGAGCAATCCGGATGTCGCCTGCGGCTCCGGCGTCGCCATGGCCTACCGGGCGGGCGCGAAGATCGCAAATATGGAATTCATCCAGTTCCATCCGACCATCCTCTACCATCCGACCATCCGTTCGTTCCTGATCAGCGAGGCGCTGCGCGGGGAGGGCGCGGTTCTGAAGTGCCGCGAGACGCGCGACTCTGAGCCGGTCGAATTCATGCAGAAATATCACCCGATGAAGAGTCTTGCGCCGCGCGACGTCGTGGCGCGCGCGATCGACTCCGAAATGAAGCGTACCGGCGAAGAGTGCGTATACCTGGATATCCGCCATCACGACGAGGAGACGCTGCGCCGCCGTTTCCCGAACATCTTTGCTAAGTGTCTCGAGGCCGGCATCAATATGGCGAAGGACCTGATTCCGGTGGTGCCGGCCGCCCACTTCGTCTGCGGCGGGATCAAGACCGACGTGAACGGCGAATCGAGTATCCAGGGGCTGTTCGCCGTCGGCGAATCCGGCTGCACAGGGCTGCACGGGGCGAACCGCCTTGCGAGCAACAGCCTGCTGGAGGCGCTGGTCGTGCCGAAGTTCGCCGCAAAGGAGATCGAGCGGAAATACCCGCTGTTCAACGCCGGGCGTCCTCCGGCCGAAGCGGCGCTGAACTGGACCACCGGCAATGCGACGGACTCCGACGAGCAGGTCGTCATCACCCACAACTGGGACGAGATCCGCCGCTTTATGTGGGACTATGTCGGAATTTACCGCACGAACAAGCGCCTTGAACGCGCGAAGAACCGGATCAAGATGATCCGCAAGGAGATCGAAAAGTATTACTGGGATTTTCTCGTCACCGCCGACCTTGTCGAACTGCGCAATATCGCGACGGTGGCGGAGCTCATCATCGATTGTTCGCTCCTGCGGCACGAGAGCCGCGGACTACACTACAACGCCGATTATCCGTACCGGGACCCCGAGCTCGAGTGCGTCGATACGGTCATTCAACGGAAGCTGTGATTTTTTGCCATGAAACATGATTTACCGGTCGCGCCCCATGTCGTCGATCTGATTTCCGAACTCCAGAACGCCGGATACGAAGCTTATATCGTCGGCGGGGCGATCCGCGATCTGCTGCTCGGGCGCAAGCCCAAGGACTTCGATATTTCAACCTCCGCCACGCCGGAGGAGGTCCGCGCCGTATTCGGGCGCCGCATCGCCCGGATTATCGGCAAGCGTTTCCGGCTGGTTCACGTCGAATACAGCGGGGAGCTGTTCGAGGTCAGCACGTTCCGCCGGGCGCCGACGCGCACGGCGGCGAATTCGAAGAAGGAGTTGCCGGAGAATCTGATTCTTTCGGACAACTCCTTTGGCACGGCGGAGGAGGACGCCTGGCGGCGGGACTTCACGGTCAACGCGCTCTTCTACGATCCGGTCAATTCCGAGCTGCTCGACTATACGGGGCAGGGGATCGACGACATCCGCAACCGGGTCGTCCGGGCGATCGGCGACCCGAAGCTGCGGTTCGAGGAGGACCCCGTCCGCATGCTGCGGGCGCTGAAGCTGATCGGCCAGTACGACTTCACGATGGATGCGGCGACCGAGAACGCGCTCTTCTCCGAACTTGAGCTGATCCGGGTGGCGGCGCCGTCGCGCCTGGCGCTCGAGCTTGAGAAAATTCTGTCGAGCGCCTATGGCGACAAGCATTTCCAGGCGTTCCACGACTACGGGCTGCTGCCGTATTTCCTGCCGGAACTGAACGCGGCGTGGGATACGCCGCACGGGGATTATGCGCTGAATCTCCTGAACGAACGCAATTGCCGGGTCAGGGAGGGGCTTTACCGCAACAGCGTCTCGCTCGCCATGGCGGCGCTTGCGCTGCCGTTCGTCGAGCTTGAGTGCGGCGGCAAGCCGGGCGACCTCTGGAATCCGGGACCGGATTCGACGGCCGCGATCCGCGGTGTGCTCGATCGGCTGTTCAAGCCGCAGACGATGATGAACCGCATGACCATGTCGGCCGAACGCGTGCTGATTCTGCAGTCGCTTTTCCGGGACGAAAAGGCGAAACCGCGTCTGATCGAGGCGAAGTCCTATCCGCATGCCCGGGAGCTGATGCTGCTCCGGCTGTCGGTTGCGGAGGAGGATACGGCCGAGGCCGAGAAGCTGTGGCCGGCGGCGGTTCCGCGCCGCCGCATTTCCGCGGCGAAGCGCGAAGATTCCGAAAGATCCCCGCGCCGCCGCCGTCGCCGCGGCCCGCGGAAAGAGAAAGAGAAATCGCAGGAGGCATAGAGGGATGGGACGGAGCTCGAAGATTCTCCGGCTGCTGCCGCTGCTGGCGGCCTGCTGCATGCTGGAAGCCGGGGAAAGCGTGCTCAAAGTTCCCGGAACCGGAAAGCCGGTCGCTTACGGCGGCCGGTTTTCGAATGCGAAGGTCATGATTCCCGACACCTACCGGCCGAAGGCGCGCGAGATGCGCGGCGCCTGGGTCGCGACGGTCGAGAACCTCGACTTTCCGAAACATGCCGACGCCGCGTCGTTCCGGCGCGACTACCTTGCGGTGGTGGACAATCTGAAGAAGTCGAACTTCAATACGATCATCTTTCAGGTGCGTCCGATGAACGATGCGTTTTACCCGTCGAAGCTGAATCCGTGGTCGCGCTGGATGACCGGGGCTGAGGGAAAAACGCTCGGCTTCGATCCGCTCGACTTCATGGTGAAGGAGGCGCACCGGCGCAACCTCGAATTCCATGCCTGGCTGAATCCGTACCGGGTCGTTTCATCGACCAGGCTGCGCAAGGCCGCCTACCTGCGTACGCTGGCCGCGAACAATTTCGCACGGAAAAATCCGCATCTCGTGCTCGAGGTGAAGCGCAAGGACGGCACATACTCGCTGCTTCTGAATCCCGGCGAACCGCGGGTCGTGCGCCATATCCTGGCGACGGTGCGCGAGATCGTCGAAAACTATCCGGTCGACGCG
The nucleotide sequence above comes from Victivallis lenta. Encoded proteins:
- the pcnB gene encoding polynucleotide adenylyltransferase PcnB, with the protein product MKHDLPVAPHVVDLISELQNAGYEAYIVGGAIRDLLLGRKPKDFDISTSATPEEVRAVFGRRIARIIGKRFRLVHVEYSGELFEVSTFRRAPTRTAANSKKELPENLILSDNSFGTAEEDAWRRDFTVNALFYDPVNSELLDYTGQGIDDIRNRVVRAIGDPKLRFEEDPVRMLRALKLIGQYDFTMDAATENALFSELELIRVAAPSRLALELEKILSSAYGDKHFQAFHDYGLLPYFLPELNAAWDTPHGDYALNLLNERNCRVREGLYRNSVSLAMAALALPFVELECGGKPGDLWNPGPDSTAAIRGVLDRLFKPQTMMNRMTMSAERVLILQSLFRDEKAKPRLIEAKSYPHARELMLLRLSVAEEDTAEAEKLWPAAVPRRRISAAKREDSERSPRRRRRRGPRKEKEKSQEA
- a CDS encoding glycoside hydrolase family 10 protein, with the protein product MGRSSKILRLLPLLAACCMLEAGESVLKVPGTGKPVAYGGRFSNAKVMIPDTYRPKAREMRGAWVATVENLDFPKHADAASFRRDYLAVVDNLKKSNFNTIIFQVRPMNDAFYPSKLNPWSRWMTGAEGKTLGFDPLDFMVKEAHRRNLEFHAWLNPYRVVSSTRLRKAAYLRTLAANNFARKNPHLVLEVKRKDGTYSLLLNPGEPRVVRHILATVREIVENYPVDAIHFDDYFYLYGGVGNSDHSTFRQYNPRRLSLEDWRRANVDAIISGVKRELTDYNRRSGRKVAFGVSPFGIWANKKSMSSGSLTGGNQSFFSQYADTRGWVKKGWVDYIAPQLYWPFTMDVAAYAALADWWADVVRGTPVNLYIGHGAYRLGADSRWHRGELADQLRYNTKLREVDGSILFSYRNVFSPSNPVMRDAVGKVLREYWKTPVPCPPCGNVRR